From uncultured Desulfobacter sp., the proteins below share one genomic window:
- a CDS encoding acyl-CoA dehydrogenase family protein, producing the protein MLNFELSDTQKELQEKAREFSLNHVLPEAWTADENDTLPVHVLKKAFHEQLMNSDIPAEYGGKGYGLVEGAIITEEIAAGCPGIATSLFDNSLGLEPILLSDNTKAKQKYLTQVANDFKLICFATSEATMGSDVSSIRCRAKKDGDDYILNGTKFWITNAGFADFITVFATVDPETSHKGICAFVVEKQWDGVSTGQPIPKLGQRSSNTAAIAFKDVRVPKENVLAEPGKGFLLAMKTFSRTRPIIGAFAVGAARSAMEYAISYAKKRKAFGSPLSGFQALQFKIAEMFQKVETSRLLVLKAAWEADQQKDPTISASIAKIYATESAWQVADEALQIFGGYGYTRMFPIEKLLRDIRLYRIYEGTSEVQRMIIAGHVLANYTPVMPPLDELPVTRQSGQENGEIVWRCSMCGHVHYKGTVPDQCPICLFPGKIFKQVKAN; encoded by the coding sequence ATGCTCAATTTTGAACTTTCTGATACTCAGAAAGAGTTGCAGGAAAAAGCCCGTGAATTTTCACTTAACCATGTTCTGCCGGAAGCCTGGACTGCGGATGAGAATGACACCCTGCCCGTACATGTCCTTAAAAAAGCATTCCATGAACAACTGATGAATTCGGATATTCCGGCTGAATATGGGGGCAAGGGATATGGGCTGGTTGAAGGGGCCATTATTACAGAGGAGATTGCCGCCGGCTGTCCAGGAATTGCCACGTCGTTATTTGATAACAGCCTGGGGCTTGAGCCAATTTTGCTGTCGGACAATACGAAAGCAAAACAAAAATATCTTACCCAAGTCGCAAATGATTTCAAACTGATCTGTTTTGCCACATCCGAGGCCACCATGGGATCTGATGTCTCTTCCATCCGTTGCCGGGCCAAAAAAGATGGGGATGATTATATTCTGAATGGAACAAAGTTCTGGATTACCAATGCAGGATTTGCTGATTTTATAACAGTATTTGCCACAGTGGACCCTGAAACCAGTCACAAAGGCATTTGCGCCTTTGTGGTTGAAAAGCAGTGGGACGGCGTGTCAACCGGTCAGCCAATCCCTAAATTAGGGCAGAGAAGTTCAAATACTGCAGCCATTGCATTTAAAGATGTCCGGGTGCCAAAGGAAAATGTTCTGGCTGAACCGGGAAAAGGTTTTCTCCTGGCCATGAAGACATTTTCCAGAACCCGGCCCATTATCGGGGCGTTTGCCGTGGGGGCTGCCCGGTCGGCCATGGAGTATGCGATATCCTATGCAAAAAAACGAAAAGCTTTTGGTTCGCCGCTGTCCGGTTTTCAGGCCCTGCAGTTTAAAATTGCAGAAATGTTCCAAAAGGTTGAAACCTCACGTTTGCTTGTCCTGAAAGCGGCATGGGAGGCTGATCAACAAAAAGATCCCACGATATCCGCCTCTATCGCCAAAATATACGCAACAGAGTCCGCGTGGCAGGTGGCAGACGAGGCGTTGCAGATTTTCGGCGGGTATGGGTATACTCGGATGTTCCCCATTGAAAAGCTGCTGCGAGATATACGGCTTTACCGGATATACGAAGGTACCAGTGAGGTGCAACGGATGATTATAGCCGGTCATGTCCTTGCCAATTATACCCCGGTAATGCCGCCACTGGATGAATTGCCTGTTACAAGGCAATCCGGACAGGAAAACGGAGAAATCGTCTGGCGGTGCAGCATGTGCGGTCATGTTCATTACAAAGGTACGGTGCCGGATCAATGTCCGATCTGTCTTTTTCCCGGCAAAATTTTCAAGCAGGTAAAAGCAAATTAA
- a CDS encoding desulfoferrodoxin produces MAERKQVYKCELCGNIVEVLHGADGELVCCGAEMVLFEEKTADQGKEKHVPVFESTSEGLKVKVGSNPHPMEEKHFIEWIEIIDGETCCRHYLKPGQAPEALFKGCSADVNLTAREYCNVHGLWKS; encoded by the coding sequence ATGGCTGAAAGAAAACAGGTTTACAAATGCGAACTTTGCGGAAATATTGTTGAAGTCCTTCACGGGGCTGACGGAGAATTGGTCTGCTGCGGTGCCGAGATGGTCCTTTTTGAAGAAAAAACTGCAGATCAAGGCAAAGAAAAACACGTTCCCGTTTTTGAATCAACATCTGAGGGGCTAAAAGTAAAAGTCGGGTCCAATCCGCACCCCATGGAAGAAAAACATTTTATTGAATGGATTGAAATCATTGACGGAGAGACTTGCTGCCGCCACTATCTGAAACCTGGCCAGGCTCCGGAAGCCTTGTTTAAAGGCTGTTCTGCAGATGTAAATTTAACGGCGCGGGAATACTGCAACGTTCATGGCCTTTGGAAATCATAA